From Glycine max cultivar Williams 82 chromosome 11, Glycine_max_v4.0, whole genome shotgun sequence, the proteins below share one genomic window:
- the LOC100804151 gene encoding pentatricopeptide repeat-containing protein At2g30100, chloroplastic: MAYAHGFAPIFKLGFVFSSVSPSQKRHPLVFPASHCGYSLKFYDGVLSARSCKFKNPSFVKQGSIRGFRALKSVELDQYVTSDDEEDEMSDGFFEAIEELERMTREPSDVLEEMNDRLSARELQLVLVYFSQDGRDSWCALEVFDWLRKENRVDKETMELMVAIMCGWVKKLIQEHHGVVGDVVDLLVDMDCVGLRPGFSMIEKVISLYWEMGEKEGAVLFVEEVLRRGIPYLEEDEEGHKGGPTGYLAWKMMAEGDYTSAVRLVIHFTESGLKPEVYSYLVAMTAVVKELNELAKALRKLKSFARTGLVAELDLEDVELTEKYQSDLLGDGVRLSNWAIQDGSPSLHGIIHERLLAMYICAGHGIEAEKQLWEMKLVGKEADGDLYDIVLAICASQKESNATARLLTRLEVASSPQKKKSLSWLLRGYIKGGHFNEAAETIMKMLDLGFYPEYLDRAAVLQGLRKRIQQYGNLDTYVRLCKSLSDANLIGPCLVHLYIRKYKLWVVKML; encoded by the exons atgGCATATGCACACGGTTTTGCTCCAATTTTCAAATTgggttttgtgttttcttctgtTTCACCATCACAAAAGAGACACCCTTTGGTGTTTCCTGCATCACACTGTGGATATTCCCTCAAATTCTATGATGGGGTGTTATCTGCCAGATCCTGCAAGTTCAAAAACCCTTCCTTTGTAAAACAAGGTTCAATAAGAGGTTTCAGGGCTCTGAAATCGGTTGAACTGGACCAGTATGTGACAAGTGATGATGAGGAGGATGAAATGAGTGATGGTTTCTTTGAGGCAATTGAGGAGCTTGAGAGGATGACAAGGGAGCCCTCTGATGTTCTGGAGGAGATGAATGACCGTTTGTCTGCAAGGGAACTGCAGCTTGTGTTGGTGTATTTCTCTCAGGATGGAAGGGACTCATGGTGTGCTTTGGAGGTGTTTGATTGGCTGAGGAAGGAGAATAGGGTGGACAAGGAGACCATGGAGCTTATGGTTGCCATCATGTGTGGTTGGGTGAAGAAGTTGATTCAGGAGCATCATGGTGTTGTGGGGGATGTGGTTGACTTGCTTGTGGACATGGATTGCGTTGGGTTGAGGCCTGGTTTTAGCATGATTGAGAAGGTGATTTCCTTGTATTGGGAAATGGGGGAGAAGGAAGGGGCTGTCTTGTTTGTGGAAGAGGTTTTGAGGCGTGGAATACCTTACCTTGAGGAGGACGAAGAAGGGCATAAAGGAGGGCCAACTGGGTATCTTGCTTGGAAGATGATG gCTGAGGGTGACTATACAAGCGCAGTTAGATTAGTAATTCATTTTACAGAATCTGGTTTGAAGCCAGAGGTCTACAGTTACCTTGTTGCCATGACTGCTGTGGTTAAGGAGCTGAATGAATTAGCGAAAGCTCTGCGCAAGTTGAAAAGCTTTGCAAGGACTGGGTTGGTAGCTGAGTTAGACCTAGAAGATGTTGAGCTTACTGAGAAGTATCAATCTGATCTACTAGGTGATGGAGTGCGCTTGTCCAACTGGGCGATTCAAGATGGCAGCCCATCACTTCATGGAATCATTCACGAGAGGCTCCTTGCTATGTATATTTGTGCCGGTCATGGAATTGAGGCCGAGAAGCAGTTGTGGGAGATGAAGCTTGTGGGTAAGGAGGCTGATGGAGATCTGTATGACATTGTCCTCGCCATTTGCGCATCACAGAAGGAGTCCAATGCCACGGCAAGGCTGCTGACTCGGTTGGAGGTTGCGAGCTCCCCACAGAAGAAGAAAAGTCTGTCGTGGTTGTTAAGAGGCTACATCAAAGGCGGCCATTTTAACGAGGCGGCAGAGACGATCATGAAAATGCTTGATTTGGGATTCTATCCAGAGTACTTGGACAGGGCGGCTGTATTACAAGGTTTGAGGAAAAGAATCCAGCAATATGGGAATCTAGATACTTATGTCAGGCTCTGTAAGTCCCTCTCTGATGCAAACCTTATAGGACCTTGTCTTGTACATTtgtatataagaaaatataagctTTGGGTTGTGAAAATGCTCTAA